From the genome of Kwoniella newhampshirensis strain CBS 13917 chromosome 12, whole genome shotgun sequence:
TTTCATATCCTCAAGTTGCCACTTGATGCCGGACACAAGGGAATAGCTAGGACTATGGCTGACTCGATCAATTCAATGAGAGTAGAGGGAAAGATCTACGACGCTACAGGAGAAGGGGTGAAAGAGCACATCCAAGCTTTTATTAACACGTATGAACTGCCAATGGACGAATTGCTAGTCAAGGATATCGACCAGTATCCAGTGAGTACATGCCTGGCACGTGCATCATGCACCAGACGGCACCTAGCATGATGGGGAGTTTGCACAATTGACTCAGCATCCCGCAGACCTTTAAttcgttcttctcccgACGATTGGTACCGACTGCTCGACCTATAACATCGCCCAACGATCCCAGTATCGTTATCTCACCAGCAGATTGTCGATTGACAGTCTTCCCAACCGTGGACCAAGCTAAGAAGTTCTGGTAAGTCTGCGTCCATACATTGTGGGAGCCCCGGCCAGACTTTACGACACTTGCGGCTCGTCAACCACTATTCCGCCGTCGTTGGTTAACCTCCAATCAATCCCGCAATGTCAATTTGGGGGTTCGCTGACCTCTTCACAGGATCAAAGGCAAGGAATTCAATCTCCCCAATCTGCTTACTGGGAATGATGCGACCGACACTCGATTCAAAGCGATCCAAGAAGACGGAGCCGCCGCTCTGGCCATTGCCCGATTAGCCCCTCAGGATTATCACAGGTTCCACTCCCCCGTCGAGGGAGTCATTGGCGACATCAAAGACATCGCTGGTAGGTCATTCCGATACAGGGTTACATGATTCACAGCACAGCGCTGACTACTTTCTCGTGCAGGCGAACTGTATAGTGAGCTTGCCGCCGATTGGAGGACTCGATGATCGTGGAAGCAGCGCTGACTTTTTACACAGCCGTCAACCCGCAGGCGATCAACGAGGGTAATTCTGCAGACCGTTTTTCTGCTTGATTCAAGCTGATTCACTGCTGTTCCCAGATCTGAATGTGTTCACGCTCAATAAGCGATCCGTCATGCTTATTCACGCCAACTTTGGGGCTGGTCGAGAATCCGTACCAATAGCTTTCGTCGCTGTAGGCGGTGAGTAGGCTGAATGAACGCAATCGATTCTGTGCTTACATCGACTTGTAGCCATGCTGGTCGGTTCTATTGGCTGGTCGAAGAAACCCGGTGACAAGATTGCCAAGGGTGAAGAACTCGGATGGTTCCAGTACGGAGGGTCGACTACTATCTGCGTGTACCCGAGTACGACCGGCGTCAAatttgatgatgatttAGTGGCGAACtctgaggagaagatggaaacGTTGGTCAAGGTTGGAATGGAGGTTGGCAAGGTCGTCAGGTAGATGGCCGTGACACACGGACATATTTAGAAGCGACGAGTACAACAGTGGTATACATGGTAGCGAGTATGAAACTCTTCTAAGGCAAGTGTCAGTCGGTGTTTTTAAGCGTGAAGAGAGACATGTCTGCAAGGACATACCTAAGTGTGAGAACCTCGACGATATTCTCGCCCACCTATGCCTTgccctttccctttcccttaCCCTTCGTACCTTCCTTACCAGCACCGCTATTCATGGAGTCCGTTGATCAGCCCAGGATGGCATCAAGTGAAATAGGCGAAAGGTGGACGACTCACGCTGCAACATCTCCGACACTTCGCATGATACTAAGTTTTCCAGCTGAAGCAGCTTGTACCATTTGTTTCTCGATGGAGTTGTTGATCTTACTCGAGAGGTGctgaaagtggaggagagaaacgGTAAACAGCAGTGCTTGAGAAACGGTCACAAGAGTCATACAGCATTTAGAAACCAGTGGGACGGTCGTCTTGACCGCATCGTGTTCGGCCTATCCCAAATTATGATAGTGCAGTGGCAAGCACCGCATATCCTCCGTTTCGTGCTAATCGTCCCAGCAATTATCgcttccactcaccttcttctgggATCTCTCAATCAccctctgtctctctttcGGAGCGATATCCCTTCGTCCAGGTCTCGTCTTGCCCCCGTTCTTACGAGCCGCTCCTGCCGATTGCGTCTTGCCCTTGATTGATTTCCCAGCGCCTTGTGCCATTTTTGGTAGAGGTCTTGTAGAAGTGTGGATGAGGACCAAACGGGAAGTAGGGTTGGATCGATCAAGTATACGCCAACCAGTACGGGGAGATAGTGTTGAATATTTTGATTTGACCTCCAGTGGAGTTGGTGAACCCAATATTTTGCTTCCGTCACAGACATGTCCTTCGCGGCGATCACCGCTCAATTGTTTGCCACGTAACCGTAACCGTTCGGACAGCAAGAACAAAAGAGATCACCCAGTCGATACTGTGAATGAGTTACTCTTTGtatctctcttcgacctccATACTTCAATCGCTCGTGCCAGCGCCGACGAGGTCAGAGATATTCCAGACGCTCGGATCATGTCGTACTCTCCCGTCGCGCTCTTGACGGGCTACATCGCCAAGTGGACTCAGCTCGCCGATAATCCCTCGATCAACTACAAGACGTTGGTGATCTGCTTCACTTGGGTACAGACTGCTTTCGAGGTCTATGTCCTGTGAGTGAAATGCTGTGAACGGAACCACAGTACACTTTGACTGCCACCGCTATTCATTTCTCATTCAACATCTCGTTTTCTTCCGACTGCTTGTTGTGCCCATTACTGTTTTGACATACCTGTTGACGTCGTATGGACCACAACTCCCGCATCTCACAGCCGCCGTCAAATCCCATGCTATGATCGTCCCGCCCCTCCACCCGCTCTCAAAGACCATCTACCCACAGAAACATTCTCCAAAGCTCAGATTTATAGTCGCGACAAGACCTCATACGCACTGGCCAAGCTCGTGTTCGATTTCTTGTTGGGTTATGGCTTGATCAAGACGGGCGCTTTTTCGACCTTGTGGGATTTCGCTGGGGAATTGTTGAATGGGCTGGGATTGGGCAATGAATGGGTTGTAaattctcctcctcaccttcttggTCAAATCGAGATCACTGACTCACGTACTCCTTCCAGATCACACACTCGCTCTTGTGGATGACAGTCTTGACCCTCACCACGGCAATCCCCGGTCTGCCATGGTCCTACTACCACACCTTCGTTCTCGAAGAAAAGCACGGGTTCAATAAATCCACCCTGGGCCTTTGGGTCGCGGATACCCTGAAGACCTATGCGTTGTTCGCGGTCATTGGATTGCCAGTGTTGGCCGGGTTCTTGAGGATCATCGAATGGGCTGGAAAGAGCTTCGTCCCGTGGTTGATGTTATTCTTGTGAGTATCGAGTTGGCCTGACACTTTGGTCACGGGAGGAAGTCTACGCGACTATCATGTGTCCAGCTTTCGTCCTGAGGGCTAACAATCATAACCACCATGTCAGGCTCACCATACAGCTCTCTCTCCAGATCGTCTATCCTACTTTCAGTGAGTGATGCCGAACGATTCTCCAACCTCTGAGGGCTGATCTTCGCCTCTCCAGTCCAACCGCTCTTCAACAAGCTCGACCCTCTTCCCGAAGGCGAGCTCAGAAGCAAGGTTGAAGAGCTTGCAAGCCAGCTGGGTTTTCCTCTCAAACACCTCTATGTCATTGACGGAAGTAAGAGGAGCTCACACTCAAACGCGTGAGTACGTGACCGTGTTCAGATGAACCCTACTAAGCGCATGAGAAATGTATAGATACTTTTACGGACTGCCTTGGTCAAAGCATATCGTAATTTACGACACCTTGATCAAAGATAGTACTGTCGACGAGGTTGTTGCCGTGCTCGGTAAATCATCGTTGATGCAACTGATGAAACTAGGCTGATGATGTTCCTGCAGGACACGAACTCGGTCACTGGTactttggtgagtgagccGTCTCTTTCTGACTCCCAACGCTGACCTCTCATCACCCGCAGCCCACCCCACCAAGCTTCTCCTCATAACTCagcttcatctcctcctcactctcactATATTCTCAATCTTTATCAACAACAAAGCTCTCTACTCGTCGTTCGGCTTCGACCCCAGTCTTGCTGTTACTGCGCCTCAGCCCATCTGCATTGGCTTTGTGCTCTTCCAGTTGGTGTTGGAACCTACCGATGCGCTTGTGAAGTTCTTGTTGCATGCTGAGACCAGGAGGATGGAATATCAGGCAGGTAAGTTCAAGGAAGCTAGTTCGTTATGTGACGGCCAAACGAATCTGACTTCTGACGATATCATATACTTTCAGATGAATTTGCGGTCCAGCttggcaagaagaaggatctcGCTTCTGCTTTGATCAAGCTGCACGTCACCAATCTGTCTTCGCCTCACAGCGACTGGCTCTACTCGATGTATCATCACTCGCACCCTACTCTTCCGGAGAGACTCAACGCTATGGATGCGTACAAGGGAGGCAAGCCATTAGAGCTGAAAGGAACGGCGGGGACAAACACAAGCGCAAgtgaggcgaagaaggatctgTGAGAGTAGCTAAGAGCGTGGACATGCGAAATATATGCATGGAATGAGAGAGCTTCGCTCGGTATCAGCAGCTAAACAAGTGATCAGTCCATAGCGTTCCCTTCATAGATTGGAACGGTGATCATCAGATGTGGAGGTATTGTCAGGGTCATTGAGTTAACGGTCGGTAACATGAGCGAAGTGAACGAGATGTGTCCATAAAGTCGCGTCATATAACAACCCGACTTggtccatctcatccatctgCTTGTTACTCTCTGCGATCTGGTTCACGTTACACGTTCATTTCTCCCTCGCCCACCCCTAGACATGTCCGCTCATTAGTCTCCTACGACCGCGTTCTCTGGAACCGTATATGAACTTGCCCGAAacacctcgacatcctcccCGGTCCACCGTCCAATATAGTCACTCCTTGATACATAAACATACCGGAAGCCTTCAAGCGTATAGGTTCTTTCCCACCGGTCCACCAACAAACGAATCTCACCATGAACTATAaccctctccatctcctttcGCTCCCACCACAATCTATCGATCCAAAACCCATCCCAACAACACTGACCATCGACCCTTTCTCCGACGTCTTATGGATCGGTACCTCCTCCGGCTCCGTCTCCGCATTATGTACGCCCCTCTCGTTGACTCGCAACGTCCAATTTCCAGCTCATGGAGCGAGACCTGTTGGTCCTTATCTGCCTCATCAAGGAGTCAGTCCTGCTGTGAAGGAGATACGAGTGACAGATAGAGATGTTTGGACTTTGACTGAGGGCGGAGTagggggaaggaagaggggtGGTGCAGCCAAGTGGAATGTCGGGTGAGTAGGTTTGATAGATTTCCCCTTTACTTCTTGTGATGCTGGTTTCATTGTCGTCATATCCCGCATTCGCTAATCACGTTTTGTCTTCCATCTACTAGCGACCCCACACGATCTCTCCAAAGTATGACACCGAACCCTACCAACTCTCATGAAGTCTTAGCGGGCGGAACAGGTCAAATGATATTAGCGAACACCTCCCGAGGCGAAGTGGTGAGACGGATAGAACCTCAATCGtccatcgtccatcttgcCCCATTACATCGGACGGTGCTTGCGGCGGGAATGTCAGGACAGGTGTCGATCCTGGATCCCCGGACGGGATTCAAGGCTGCTGCTGGATTTGGGACTGTTCAGGCTCATACTGGTGGACTGAGCGGAGCGGACGTACAAGGCAATCTGGTCTGCACTTGGGGTTGGACACACATGTAAGCTCATCCTCAGCTTCGGCTCAGGTTATGCAAGACTAAGCTGTTTCTGTGTCCGTTGTCAGGCAAGGGCACCCACTTCCTGATCCTCTGGTACGAATATACGACGTGCGAACCTTACGACCACTCCCACCGGTTTCGTTTCCTGCCGGACCCGCTTTCGCTCTTCTGCACCCCTCCGACACCTCCAagctcatcctctcatctcaaCAAGGAATGTTACAGATGATCGACATGTCAATCGGATCCACCACTTCAAGCATGAACTTCCAACAACTCGACGTCAACTCGTATATCACCTCGATGACAATCAGCCCGAGGGGAGATTATCTCGCCTTTGGAGACGCAGATGGACAGTTGCATCTCTGGACAACTCATGAGACGGGGGAGAATGCTTTGTTGGATGACAGGGGAGGATTGCTGCTGCCACCATTCAATGGGTATGAAGGTGTCAAACCGGGATGGCCAGACGTGGCA
Proteins encoded in this window:
- a CDS encoding phosphatidylserine decarboxylase, translating into MASTALATAPLPEEMGKPLEDSLDHIIVNSQAVKGESKDQLAPSETRADAVHSHGPQAKKWISKFFPSEETLDNLFAMDHMGNYVIDRQTGKKIFETMPIYVRVGMHLLFVSGCSYMTYSSVEKLLESKSIQQGKIYDATGEGVKEHIQAFINTYELPMDELLVKDIDQYPTFNSFFSRRLVPTARPITSPNDPSIVISPADCRLTVFPTVDQAKKFWIKGKEFNLPNLLTGNDATDTRFKAIQEDGAAALAIARLAPQDYHRFHSPVEGVIGDIKDIAGELYTVNPQAINEDLNVFTLNKRSVMLIHANFGAGRESVPIAFVAVGAMLVGSIGWSKKPGDKIAKGEELGWFQYGGSTTICVYPSTTGVKFDDDLVANSEEKMETLVKVGMEVGKVVR
- a CDS encoding UPF0390 protein, whose product is MAQGAGKSIKGKTQSAGAARKNGGKTRPGRRDIAPKERQRVIERSQKKHLSSKINNSIEKQMVQAASAGKLSIMRSVGDVAAGAGKEGTKGKGKGKGKA